Below is a window of Armatimonadia bacterium DNA.
CGACTTCGGCGCCGGTCGTCTCGTGGTCTTCGGTGTCGCCGACTGCTGTGCAGGCTTTGGCTCAGGAGTGGGCTGGCCACCTGTCTGCGGGTGGCCGGGCTGAGGTCCCGTCTGAACCAGGCTCTGCATGCCCGGTGTGGGCTTCTGCGACTGCCCGATGTTCCCGGCCCACAGGCACGCCTGAGCGAGAAGCTGCACCTGGGCCGCCGTTAGGTCGCCGCGAGCACCCGCCGTCACCAGACTCGCCGGGATCATCACCACACGTCCCTTGCCCACCTGTGCCGCGCCAACCACCACGGAATCGCCCTGCAGCAGCACTGCCTGCAGCGCCTCGCCGGACAGGCGCGCGTCGCAACTGTCACTGCCAAGGCCCTCAACACCCGCTGCAACCGGATGCCCGGCAGACCGCAGGGCTTCCCGCGCGGTCCGCTCCAGCTTCAGGCCAAGGCCCAGGTTCTGGGCGAGTCTTCCGGCCGTCTCAGCATGCCGCTCGGTGGTCCCGAAGAGGTACACCAGGCCGCCACCGGACTTCACGTAGCCCTCCAGAACACCCGCAGCATACTCCTTGCCCGAGTAGACCACGATGGCCTGCACCGACGTTCCGGCCACTGCAGCGCCCTCGGCAGAGGCCGCCACTCCCGCCTCCCTCAGTCGTGCAGCCAGGGGCGTCGCAATCGCAGCCAGTCGTCCTGCGGTGGGCAGGTCAAAGGCCACCTGCGACTGCTGCGCACCTGCAGCCACACAGCTCAGCGTCGCCGTCGCCAGCACCCAGACTGCCCAGGATGGCAAGCGTCTCACAGGCATCCCTTCCTCGCGTCGGGGCCCAACTCACGACATCCTATCCCGCACCCAAGAGCTATTCTCCCAGCTTCGCAACCGCCTCGCGCTGCTTCTCGAACAACACTTTCAGGCCCTGCTGACCAAGGCCCATCATGTCATCTAGCTGCTGCTTCGTGAAGGCCGCACCCTCAGCCGTGCCTTGGACCTCGATGATCCGGCCGTCGGAGGTCATGACCAGGTTCAGGTCGACGCCCGCTCGGCTGTCCTCCGTGTAGGCCAGATCCAGCATCAGCTCACCGGAGACGATTCCGCACGACACCGCTGCCACCTGGCACGCCAAGGGGTTCCGCTTGACCATCCGCTTGCGCTCCAGCCACTTGCAGGCCTGTGCGAGCGCCACATAGGCGCCGGTGATCGAGGCGGTCCGCGTGCCACCGTCCGCCTGGATGACGTCGCAGTCCAGCGTAATCGTGCGCGACCCCAGGGACGACAGCTCACAGGCCGCTCGCAGCGAGCGCCCGATCAGCCGCTGAATCTCCAGCGTCCGTCCGCCCTGCTTACCGGTCGCTGCTTCCCGCGAGGTCCGTTCAGAGGTGGACCTGGGGAGCATCCCGTACTCTGCCGTGACCCAGCCTTGCCCGGAATCCATCAACCAGCGCGGCACGCGCTCTTCGACCGACGCGGTTACGTGGACCTTCGTCGCGCCCATAGTGATCAGGCACGAGCCCTCCGCGTATTTGTTTACGCCCACAAGAATCCTGCAGTCCCTCAGGTCGCCGTTTCCACGGCCGTCTTCACGAGTCAACACGATCGATCCCTTCGATAGGATGAAAGTACCCGCGCGGACGCACGGGTAACCTCTCCTTGCACACGGGGCGCTCCCTACGGTCGCCCTCGGATAGAGCGTCTAGTTCAGCGCCACGGAAGCCTTCCCAGAGCCCTCGACAAACTGCCGTACACCTTCCACAATCGCACCGGCAGCTCGGTCGCGAAGGCCTGTCTGCTGCAGGAGCGCTTCCTCCTGGTCATCGTTGATGAACATCAGCTCGGCCAGCACCGCCGGGACCTTCGCCTCACGGATCACCACGAACCGTGCCGACTTTACCCCACGGTCGGTCCGCCCCAGGCTCTCGGTCAACGCGTTCTGCACCAGGAAACCCAGGGACTTGCTGTCCGGGCGGTAGTAGTAGGTCTCTGTCCCATGGCCGCAGTTGCGCTGCGGCATCGCGTTGCAGTGTACCGACACGAACAGGTCTGCGTCTCGCCGCTGAGCGATCTCCGGCCGGTCGTACAGCCCCACATAGGTGTCGTCCTCACGGGTCAGGAAGGCCCGCGCACCCATGGCCTGCAGCATCCGGGCAGCACGACTCGCAACGTCGAGGTTGACTTCCTTCTCCAGCAGCTTGAGGCCTCGTGCCCCCGAGTCCTTCCCGCCGTGCCCGGGATCGAGCGCCACCGTCTGGTCCTGAAGGCGTCCGCGACGGAACACCACCTCTGCCCCACCGAAGGGCATCGGCAGAACGTCGAAGCGGATCAGCTCCTTCAGGTACAGGGTCACGGTAGTCTGCCGAGGCGAGGTCTGCGGGCGCACCTCGACTTGGTCCACGAAGTCCCCGTAGGTTCTCAGTAGCCCGCTGGGAAGCCGGCACTCGACCTCCGGCAGGACAACCTCGATCCGTGGTGGCCGGATCGCCACATCGTAGTGGGGCATGATCGGCCAGTTCACCGTCAGCCGCAGGCGCTCCGCATCAGGACCCGGCTGAACGCTGCTCACTTCAGTCAGCTTCGGCAGGTTCCGCGTCACCACCGCCAGGTGTCCGTCGTCACTGCCGAGCAGCAGGCAGCCGCCATGCCCGTCCTTTGCCGGAACCCACCGTGCCGGCGTGTCCGTCTTCAGGTCTGCCACGACCCGTGCGCAGTTCGGCTTGTCGCCGGGCTGGCCGGTTCGCATCTGTGCCAGTGGCCCCGTGTAGATGGGCCTTGTCTCGCCCGCAGCAACTTCCAGCTCCACTCCCGCCAGGTCCACGTACCGCTTCGGCGGCGAGTTGGTCGATACGAGATTGCCGGCCACGGGGACAGAGGTGGCGACTTCTATCCGTGCTCCTGCTGAACCGGCCCGGACCAGCACGCCCTTCACAAGCCCGTTCGCCGTCATGTAGCTCTTGCCCGGCGTCCAATGAACCCGTAGCCCCAGGGTCTGCAGCAAGGGAGAGAGTGGCCCCACGAGCACGCCCGACTGCACCCGCGGCGCCTTGCGCAGTTCGACCTCTTTGCCGCCGGCCTGCATCTGCGTCTTCCCGGCGCTCAGGACAATCCGCTTCCCCTCGGAGGAGGTGACGGTCAGGCAGGCGTGTGCCGCGCTCCAGACCGCAGAAGCCCCGGCAAGTCGGGCAGCCTCGGCCAGCGGCCCCAGGACCGTGCCCTCCTCCACAAAAGCCGCCGGGGAACCACTGAGGGCCTTGCCGGCGATTGCCACGCCGAGCACCTGGCCCGCGTGGCATGGCAAGACAGATAGTATTAGCAGAAGGACAAGAGGGGGAAGCAACAACGACGGAGATGAGTGCGCATGAGACATAGGGCTCCTCCGCTGAGACCGTCGCTTCGTCGTATTCCGCATCGTCCGGCAGAGCACCGGAGCCGGTGACACCGTGGAGCATCCACTGAGCTTACCCCCTCTCTGGCCTACCCCAGCTCAAGGCCACAGGTCAGGGGCGAGCATCGTACTTGCCGTCAACGTCGAAAGCCTCGAAGGCCTGCACCACCAGCCACGCCATGCCCACGACCATTAGCGCCAGGGTCAAGGCCGCCCCGATCCACCGGAGCGCGTCACTCTCCATCCCCAGGGGCAGAACCGAGACCCCAAGGCCGGCCAGGCATGCCAGCGCAGCTACCATGGCGCTCAGGGCCATAAGGCGGACCCAGCGTCGATCAAGCTTCCGCTTCGGAAGCCTGTCACTCTCCCGCGGTCCCTCCGAGGTCACGTCCATGGTGCGTGGATTATACTCCGGCCGCTCTGCAGACGGCAAGCGACCTCCGACGCCGGCGCACACAGATCAGGGCATGTCGCGGGCAACCGAGGCGCACGTTGTCTACCCCTTGCTCGCCTTTCGTGCAACCTCAAGCAACTCGCCCAGCGCCTGGTGGTACGCGCACAGCGTTCCAACCCAGTGCTCCAGGCATACCCGCCCGGCCCCGGTGAGGTGATAGAGGCGCTTCGCAGGACCGGTCTCAGAGGTGTCCCAGGTCGAGGTGACCAGCCCGCGTTCCTCCATCTGCCGCAGGAAGCGGTAGACACCCGTGGTGTCCGGCTTATCTCCGTGGAAGGTCGGCAGGTCGGCCAGACGCTGCACCAGCACATACCCGTGGGCATCCTCACGCGCCAGCACGGTCAGGATGGCAGGCTGGACCAGCTTGTCCAGATTCCGCCCTGCACAGGGGCAGTCTTCGTACTTCAGGTCAGGCAGCGGGGTGTCAGTCTGTGTCATGAGGTGGGCTCTCCGAGGGAGAGTATGCGTTACAGCCCCTTCCTCGTCAAGCAGGCGGGAAGAAGCACAGCTCATGTCGTCATCCGAAGCTGCAGGCGAACCGCTTCGTCAAGAACCGGCCGGGCCCTTGCGGGTGGTCTTGAGGTGAGGCCTACTCACGGCCTGGAGTTCCTCGAGCGAGAGGTAACCTTCGTGTCGCCACAGCTCCTTGCCGGTCGCGTCGACCAGGACCTGTGTGGGGACCCTTCGTAGCCTGAAGCGCTGAGCCTGGCCGGGATACAGGCCCGTATCGACCCGCACGACATCGAGGCGACCGGCGAGTTGGGGCTCCAGTTGGTCGAGGACGCCCTGCATCCGGTCACCTTCACTCGACTCCCTCGCGTCGAACTCAACCAGGCAGGCACGACCGGACCCTGTGGGTATCCTGGGAGCCGGGGCTCCACTCCTGGCTTGTGCCCGTGACGACGGCAGTTCGCATGTACACACGCAATCGGCGTTGGCGGTTGCTGGGGCCGTGTGCTCACCGGGTGTTCCCCAGATCCGCCAACCGGCGCCGAACCCGAGCACAGCAGCAATCAGAACCAGGCCGAGGACCTGGAGCCGGCGCATCGGTCTTCCTCCTCAGGGGAGGTTCTTCCACATATCGCGAGGCAAGAGGGTCTGCTCGTACCTCATCCACTTGGCGTGCCCGTCATAGAAGGCGTAGTTGCTTCCGCCCTGATGCCTCGTCTGGACCGGGTGAATCGGCGGCGTGGCAGGCATCCCATGGTTGTGATAGAGGGGGCATGTCCGGCACACTGCCGAATCGGCCTCTCCAATCATGATCATCTCGGCGGGGTAGTGGATATCCGACAGCGAACCATATCCGCCGTAGGGGAGGCCCGAGTAGTTGACGTTGCTCGGGTCCAGCGTGAAGCCGTCGCAGATGTACCCATAGCTGCCAGTCCACCCATTGCCGCCAACAGCACCTCCGTGCGAAGGGCAGACAAAGATCTGGGCGTTCTTGACATAGGGCTGAAGCAGCTCGAACCAGTAAGCGGAAGGGTGCTCGGACAAGTTCGTCAGGTCACGTATGCAGTGGGGCACGTACATCTCGTCGTAGTCCTGGGCATACATGACCGCTCCCATTCCCAACTGCTTGAGGTTGCTCAGGCACGCGATGGACCGAGCCTTCTCCCGAGCCTGGGCGAAGACCGGGAAGAGAATCGCGGCGAGGATCGCGATGATGGCGATGACCACCAGAAGCTCGATCAGCGTGAAGCCTCTGCAAGGCATCCCGGCATCTCCCCTTGGGTACGCAGCGGCCTCACACAACGGACGCGTAGCGGTGCGTGGGCACGGGTCTGCCCGGGCTGAGGCTGTGGAGGGTCTCCACCTCCAGATCGTGGCCGTCGCCTGCGATCTCAGCGAAGGCGCCTTCGACGATGCTCCGGAGCTCCTCCGGTGACATTTGCACGCGGGCATTGAGGACCAGTGACACCGTCACAGGATTGCCTTCGATCTCACCGCGAACGGTCGGTGTTCCACTCGTCGAAGTGAGGTTCGCTACGCCCTGGCCTTCCGCGGTCAGGGACAACTTCACATGGGCGATCTCGGCCTGTCTCGCAGCGGCTGCCTGCTGGATCAGCTCGATCAGCTTCCGAGCCAGTGCCTGCCAGTCGATGCCCGTAGCTGCGGTCACAGTGGCAGAGGCGTTGAGCCACCCGAGCACCGCCTCCCCTTCGGCGTACACATCGTAGTCCACGTCAACGATGTGCGCACCTGCCTCGACGTCGGCCATGACGGCCTCCAGCCACTCCGCCACGCCTTCACCCGTGAGCGCGGAACACAGGTGGATCGGCTTGCCCGAAAAGGCCTCGGCGGTTGCTGCGGCCAGTTGCTGCTGCTCCGCCGGGGTCAGGGTGTCCTGCTTGTTGATCACGATCAGGTCGGCCTCTTCGAGCTGCTTGCGGAGGATGTAGCTCGCACTGGCGTGCATCGGACTGGGGTGCTCCGGGGCAAGCACGCTGCGCAGC
It encodes the following:
- the rph gene encoding ribonuclease PH; this translates as MTREDGRGNGDLRDCRILVGVNKYAEGSCLITMGATKVHVTASVEERVPRWLMDSGQGWVTAEYGMLPRSTSERTSREAATGKQGGRTLEIQRLIGRSLRAACELSSLGSRTITLDCDVIQADGGTRTASITGAYVALAQACKWLERKRMVKRNPLACQVAAVSCGIVSGELMLDLAYTEDSRAGVDLNLVMTSDGRIIEVQGTAEGAAFTKQQLDDMMGLGQQGLKVLFEKQREAVAKLGE
- a CDS encoding N-acetylmuramoyl-L-alanine amidase, whose translation is MAIAGKALSGSPAAFVEEGTVLGPLAEAARLAGASAVWSAAHACLTVTSSEGKRIVLSAGKTQMQAGGKEVELRKAPRVQSGVLVGPLSPLLQTLGLRVHWTPGKSYMTANGLVKGVLVRAGSAGARIEVATSVPVAGNLVSTNSPPKRYVDLAGVELEVAAGETRPIYTGPLAQMRTGQPGDKPNCARVVADLKTDTPARWVPAKDGHGGCLLLGSDDGHLAVVTRNLPKLTEVSSVQPGPDAERLRLTVNWPIMPHYDVAIRPPRIEVVLPEVECRLPSGLLRTYGDFVDQVEVRPQTSPRQTTVTLYLKELIRFDVLPMPFGGAEVVFRRGRLQDQTVALDPGHGGKDSGARGLKLLEKEVNLDVASRAARMLQAMGARAFLTREDDTYVGLYDRPEIAQRRDADLFVSVHCNAMPQRNCGHGTETYYYRPDSKSLGFLVQNALTESLGRTDRGVKSARFVVIREAKVPAVLAELMFINDDQEEALLQQTGLRDRAAGAIVEGVRQFVEGSGKASVALN
- a CDS encoding helix-turn-helix transcriptional regulator produces the protein MTQTDTPLPDLKYEDCPCAGRNLDKLVQPAILTVLAREDAHGYVLVQRLADLPTFHGDKPDTTGVYRFLRQMEERGLVTSTWDTSETGPAKRLYHLTGAGRVCLEHWVGTLCAYHQALGELLEVARKASKG
- a CDS encoding thioredoxin family protein, with product MRRLQVLGLVLIAAVLGFGAGWRIWGTPGEHTAPATANADCVCTCELPSSRAQARSGAPAPRIPTGSGRACLVEFDARESSEGDRMQGVLDQLEPQLAGRLDVVRVDTGLYPGQAQRFRLRRVPTQVLVDATGKELWRHEGYLSLEELQAVSRPHLKTTRKGPAGS
- a CDS encoding prepilin-type N-terminal cleavage/methylation domain-containing protein, producing the protein MPCRGFTLIELLVVIAIIAILAAILFPVFAQAREKARSIACLSNLKQLGMGAVMYAQDYDEMYVPHCIRDLTNLSEHPSAYWFELLQPYVKNAQIFVCPSHGGAVGGNGWTGSYGYICDGFTLDPSNVNYSGLPYGGYGSLSDIHYPAEMIMIGEADSAVCRTCPLYHNHGMPATPPIHPVQTRHQGGSNYAFYDGHAKWMRYEQTLLPRDMWKNLP
- a CDS encoding GTP-binding protein, producing the protein MPQTRIILVGGFLGAGKTTMLARAATALVEQGKRVGLITNDQAANLVDTAILEQARLQVQEIAGGCFCCRFGQLLETAEQLVAEMSPDVIIGEPVGSCTDLSATVLQPLKDLCVDSYRLSPLSVLVDPQRLRSVLAPEHPSPMHASASYILRKQLEEADLIVINKQDTLTPAEQQQLAAATAEAFSGKPIHLCSALTGEGVAEWLEAVMADVEAGAHIVDVDYDVYAEGEAVLGWLNASATVTAATGIDWQALARKLIELIQQAAAARQAEIAHVKLSLTAEGQGVANLTSTSGTPTVRGEIEGNPVTVSLVLNARVQMSPEELRSIVEGAFAEIAGDGHDLEVETLHSLSPGRPVPTHRYASVV